In Rattus rattus isolate New Zealand chromosome 9, Rrattus_CSIRO_v1, whole genome shotgun sequence, a genomic segment contains:
- the Dgke gene encoding diacylglycerol kinase epsilon: MEGDQRSGPSAQGLLPDGHLILWTLFSVLLPVFITLWCSLQRSRRQLHRRDIFRKSKHCWRDTDLFSHPTYCCVCAQHILQGAFCDCCGLRVDEGCLKKVDKRFPCKEIMLKNDSRAADAMPHHWIRGNVPLCTYCVICRQQCGSQPKLCDYRCVWCQQTVHDECMRGSLKSEKCDFGEFKNLIIPPSYLTSINQMRKDKNTNYEVLASKFGKQWTPLIILANSRSGTNMGEGLLGEFKMLLNPVQVFDVTKTPPIKALQLCTLLPYYSVRVLVCGGDGTVGWVLDAIDEMKIKGQEKYIPEVAVLPLGTGNDLSNTLGWGTGYAGEIPVAQVLRNVMEADGIKLDRWKVQVTNKGYYSLRKPKEFTMNNYFSIGPDALMALNFHAHREKAPSLFSSRILNKAVYLFYGTRDCLVQECKDLNKKIELELDGERVELPNLEGIIVLNIGYWGGGCRLWEGMGDETYPLARHDDGLLEVVGVYGSFHCAQIQVKLANPFRIGQAHTVRLTLKCSRMPMPMQVDGEPWAQGPCTVTITHKTHALMLYFSGEQSDDDLSSPSDHEDLKEAE; this comes from the exons atggagggagaccAGCGGTCCGGCCCATCGGCGCAGGGCCTGCTCCCCGATGGCCACTTGATCCTATGGACGCTGTTCTCCGTGCTGTTGCCGGTGTTCATCACCTTATGGTGTAGTCTGCAGCGTTCGCGCCGGCAGCTGCACCGCAGGGACATCTTCCGCAAGAGCAAGCACTGCTGGCGTGACACCGACCTGTTCAGCCACCCCACCTACTGCTGCGTGTGCGCCCAGCACATCCTGCAAGGAGCCTTCTGCGACTGCTGCGGGCTCCGCGTGGACGAGGGCTGCCTCAAGAAGGTCGACAAGCGCTTCCCGTGCAAGGAGATCATGCTCAAGAACGACAGCAGGGCCGCAGATGCGATGCCCCACCACTGGATCCGCGGCAACGTCCCCCTGTGCACTTACTGTGTAATCTGCAGGCAGCAGTGTGGCAGCCAGCCTAAACTCTGCGACTACAG GTGTGTTTGGTGCCAGCAGACAGTCCACGATGAGTGCATGAGAGGCAGCTTAAAGAGTGAGAAGTGTGATTTTGGAGAATTCAAAAATCTCATCATCCCTCCAAGTTATTTAACGTCCATTAACCAGATGCgtaaagacaaaaacacaaattATGAAGtg cttgctTCTAAGTTTGGAAAGCAGTGGACCCCATTAATAATCCTGGCCAACTCTCGTAGTGGAACTAACATGGGAGAAGGACTGTTGGGAGAGTTTAAGATGCTGTTAAATCCCGTCCAG GTGTTCGATGTCACTAAAACTCCTCCGATCAAAGCTCTGCAGCTGTGCACGCTTCTTCCTTATTACTCCGTTCGAGTCCTTGTCTGTGGAGGGGACGGGACTGTGGGCTGGGTGCTCGACGCAATTGATGAAATGAAGATTAAG GGACAAGAAAAATACATTCCAGAGGTTGCAGTCTTACCTCTGGGAACAGGCAACGACCTATCCAATACCCTGGGCTGGGGTACTGGCTATGCTGGAGAGATCCCGGTTGCACAGGTCTTAAGGAATGTAATGGAAGCAGATGGAATCAAACTAGACAG ATGGAAAGTGCAGGTAACAAATAAAGGCTACTACAGTTTAAGGAAACCCAAG GAGTTCACAATGAACAACTACTTCTCTATTGGACCCGATGCCCTCATGGCTCTCAATTTTCACGCTCATCGTGAGAAGGCGCCGTCTCTGTTTTCCAGCCGAATCCTTAACAAG gctgtttatttattctatggAACTAGAGATTGCTTGGTGCAAGAGTGTAAAGATTTGAATAAAAAAATTGAG CTAGAGCTGGATGGTGAGCGAGTTGAACTGCCTAACTTGGAGGGAATTATTGTTCTGAACATTGGCTACTGGGGCGGTGGCTGCCGACTGTGGGAAGGAATGGGAGATGAGACGTATCCTCTAGCCAG ACATGATGATGGCTTACTGGAAGTTGTTGGAGTATACGGGTCTTTCCACTGTGCTCAAATCCAGGTGAAACTGGCAAATCCTTTTCGAATCGGACAGGCGCATACCGTGCGG CTGACTTTGAAGTGCTCCAGGATGCCGATGCCGATGCAGGTGGATGGGGAGCCCTGGGCCCAAGGGCCCTGTACTGTCACCATAACGCACAAGACACATGCACTGATGCTGTACTTCTCTGGGGAGCAGTCGGATGATGACCTCTCAAGCCCTTCAGATCACGAGGACTTAAAGGAGGCCGAGTAG